The sequence below is a genomic window from Croceicoccus marinus.
GCCGGGCGAGCGCGGTTGGCGCAGTCGGCGGACTGCTCGGCGGGACAGTTCAGATGGGCTTTCTGAGCGCGCTTCTGACCTTTGCGACCGAGCCTCTTTATCGCATTCACATCGCCGCCGCCCCATCCTGGGGAATATCGCCGCTGGCCGATCAGCAGCTTGCCGGACTGATCATGTGGGTCGGCGGCATGGCGCCTTTCGCGATCGGCGCGGCTGCGATCGCCCGAAACGCGTGGGCGCGCCAGAACGCGGCGCAGCCCGCGCCGGTCGTCTCCCGGAACCCCGTCTGAGATGATCCTCTCGCTGGTCAAGGCGATCCATATCGCCGCGCTCATCATATGGTGTGCGGGGCTCGTGGGCTTGCCGCTGATGCTGAGCAAGCATGAAATCGGCGAAAACCAGGCGAGCTACAGTCAGTTGCGCCTGCTGACGCATCGCGCCTATTCCTATTTCGTCACACCCGCGGCGATCATCGCCATCGCGGCGGGCACCGCGCTGATCTTCTTAGCAAGCGCCTTCACTCTATGGATGTTCGTGAAGCTGTTGGCGGTCGGCGTGCTGGTTTCGCTTCACGCCTGGATCGGGCATTTGGTCGTGCTGATGAGCGAACGGCGCGGCCGCTACGCTCCGCGCAGCGCGCTTCCCACGCTCCTGCCGATCATGATCGCGATGGTGGCGATCCTGTTCCTGGTGCTGGGAAAACCTGCGCTCGAAAGCTTCGCGCCCGCTTGGCTCACCCAGCCGCTCGGTCACGAACTTCCGGTTGACGAGACGCCAATTTGATATTCGAACACCAGCTTGCCCCCGTGCCATCCGGTAAAGCCGGTAAAGCCAACGGCGAAGGCGGAAATCATGATACCGAAGGGCAGCACGGCCTGTTCGTAACCGAGCAGCCGGAAGCCCCAGTTCATGCCCAGGATCGACAGCAGCATCACCGCGATGATGAAATGCGTCCAGCTGGCCGCGCGCTGGCGAATGCCGGGCACGCTGAGCAGCTCGGCCGTTCCGGTGA
It includes:
- a CDS encoding CopD family protein, yielding MILSLVKAIHIAALIIWCAGLVGLPLMLSKHEIGENQASYSQLRLLTHRAYSYFVTPAAIIAIAAGTALIFLASAFTLWMFVKLLAVGVLVSLHAWIGHLVVLMSERRGRYAPRSALPTLLPIMIAMVAILFLVLGKPALESFAPAWLTQPLGHELPVDETPI